TGCTCTTGTTTTGGTAAATAATCTTAACGAGCATTCAGCATTGTGTCTAGTGTTCTGATCTGGCAGACGCTCAGTTGATACACATAAAGTCTTTCATACCAATCACTGAGGATAGTTTTTCTATTGGATTGTACGTAGTCCATTACTTTCACACATGCTATGATTCTATGATGTATCTGGTAACCATTCCACTTCCTTTGACATTTTCCTGCAGGCTGCAACAGCCAACATGCCTGTTTACACTCCGTATCCTTAGGCTCTGATAACAGATCTTGTAGGCTTGGTAGAAATagtatctttttttctttttttggtctgaagtaGAAATAGTATCTATAATAAACGTTTCTGCATGTTTAGATGTGTAATATAATCCATATGTTTGCATTGCAGATGCTGAGTTGTAATTTGAAAAAGAGGCACTCTGTCTGTGTGTATATGGTTATTCACAACTTTTgaatagttttttcttttttctttttttcttttcccatcAATATATCGTGCAGAACTGCCCTGAAACATTTTATGAACCAGAACACTCTGCTTATCTGGTGGAACTCTGTTTGGCGTACCTCTACAAAGTGTTTCAAAGGTATTGAGACCTACCATAAGTATGTTGATTACCAAGTGAAGTCTCAATGGCTTAAGGTTCATACTTTTTGTGTTCCAGTACCAATGCCATATCTCTGGATAACTCCTTGGAGGATTTGATATCCTCAATATTTGTCACAGCAAAATCCATTGTGAACTGTTTTCAACCAAAGGTCAGTAAGATACTAAGATGTATCAGACTATAAGTAATTATGTTTTCTGTGCTCTAGTGGTTCTCATCACTGAGTTTCGTTATCTGTTTGTTTATTTGTGTTACAGAGGCTTTCTTGGTTATATTAACATCTTGTCATTTCCTTGATTTTCgattttcatattttctttGACTGTGTATGAATAGATGCAGAAGCAACTAGTATCTGCGGCATTGGCGTTTCTTTTAATTGGTTACAAGGGAATCAGAGAAGTCCCAACTGACTTCTGCTTCTCCAAACTTGATGAATATTTCAAGTACACGAGTCTCTTATTGATAAGATTTATTGATGGTGAGCATTTTGATAACCTGATCTGGCAAATTTTGTTCAACTAGTCAATAATGCTTCATAAGCTCCATTTCCTGCTATATAAAAAGACAAAGTAATTTGAGCTTCACAGCCTCACCCTTATAAACTCTATTGCACTgttttgaaaaaacaaaaaacaaaaaaaattattgcaaGATTATATTTTTGCAATGTGGGAATCACATTCTCaacataaaattttttttcAGCAAAGTTTCTCTTTTATGTGATCCATCTGACTAGGACGGcctttattctcaaaaaaagaaaaaaagaaaaaaaaagaagactaGGATGACCTTTAACTGCCTTTTCTAATCAACTGCAGTTGAAAAAGGAATGATATTGATTCAGTGTTTACCCACCATCACTCAGTCGCTAATACTTATCATGGTTTGTTGGACATTAGATTTTTCTCTGTTTAGAATTTGTCTCTGATTTTGGTTCTTTAAGGGCATGTTGCATTTTGCAGAACCTGTGtcttttgaatttatttatttaacgTTGAATCTCCATTTCTTGGGTGTTTTGGTACTGATGAAGACATCATTTTTAAGACAAGGTTTCCAAAAGACCAAGACTAATAAAAGCAATTGAGTTGATATcagtattttttcttttctcttttttagaAAGTTGATATCAGTATAGTTCTACAAAATGGGAATactgtaatatatatatatatatatatatatatatatatatatatatatatattgtttgaggacaagcataaattgacagaaatatagagagagtaataattcagagagaatggagattcatgtgtgtttattcatctcatacaagagggtatttataggaatacatagctagtgtgaaagctctaagagaaactcaatttggtaacaatcttctcttgttgattgagggctgcagctccacatacttgcattcaatgatgaaatttgccatgcttgttgccctttggcataaagcttgtcacacaagtctctatacctatattatacactcaagtaccttatctatacactcaagtgcctatttatacatgatatagacatttatactatgactcatatatactacaatatgattcatgtatactacaacactcccccttggatatttcatgtttaatagcattgtctaggccgtgcgcttcgaaattgtctcgttaaaaaccttgccaagtaataaaaccctgtgggaaaaaacaaccttggtcgaaggacaaaaagagcacaacgcgcgttgagtgtggagtatgtttctggatactccccctgatttagacttcccctgaagatcatgggagttcggataaccttcttaatccgatgctcttcacatgtttctcgaaaggggattttggtaacgacttagtaaataagtccgctacattatcctctgatcggatttgatttacttcaatttttagaagtgtttgctgttgctgattgtaaaagaatttcggtgatatatgcttggtattgtcgcccttgatgaaacctaatttcatttgctcaatacaagctgcattatcttcataaatgcatgtaggctcatttgtggtgaacttcaaaccacaagttcctcgaatgtgtctatttatagaccttagccatatgcattcacgcacagcttcatgtagagcaataatctctgcatgatttgaggaagtagcaacaagggtctgttttgtagatctccaagatatcgccgtgcttcccatggtaaagacataacctgtttgggagcgacctttatgagggtcagagagataccctgcatcagcaaatcccatcaaaacatcattatcattttgatggaggggaggaggagaacgtcggTCACCATGGACGGTGTCACCGGCGTCTACATTACGGAAGATGGCTTTTTGCCTCTTGGGGTCTAATCCCATGcttccgtcttttcttttctctctgtagggataaaacaagcccatatcaatcgtaccttttaagtatcgaaagattgtctttatgccaatccaatgacggcgtgttggcgcagaactatgtcgagctaacaagttcactgcgaatgagatatccggtcttgtgcattgagctaaatacaataatgcgcctatcgcacttagatagggtatttcagcctctaataaatcttcgtcctcatcccttggacgaaacggatcttttgtgggctcaagactacggccgatcatgggagtactaacaggctttgctttatcttcattaaagcgccttagtaatttttgagtatatgctgactgatggatcataatcccatcactacggtgctcgagttctattccgaggcaaaaccgtgttttcccaagatctttcatctcaaactcggatttcaaatatttagcagtttcctttaactcatctagagttccaattaggttcatgtcatcgacataaactgttacaattgcaaatccggaacttgtctttTTAATGAACATgcaagggcatatttcattgttaacatatcccttcccaatcaagtagtcacttagacggttataccacatccgtccagattgtttcaatccatatagtgagcgtcttaatcttattgaaaacgcgctccgtggtttagagccacttgatttgggtaattgaagtccatctggaaccttcatatatatctctgaatctagatccccatagagatatgctgtaaccacatccataagctgcatgtcaagtttttcggaaactaccatactgacaaggtagcggaacgttataacgtccattacgggagagtatgtctcctcgtagtcgattccagggcgttgtgagaaaccttgtgccacaaggcgggctttgtatctaacaacctcatttttctcattacgctttctaacaaagacccatttgtggccaacaggctttatatttggtggtgtcagcattatagacccaaatacctgtctctttgttagtgaatccaattcagtctggatcgcatctttccatttaggccaatctgctctatgttgacattcttcaacggagcgaggttcgatatcatcgtattctataattccttttgcaatatgatatgcaaatgcatcatcaatagtcatagaatttctatccatcatcacatgtatactagtgtaattcatggagatctctctattctctggatttGGTTCtgtcattggagcgtcccccaatgatgtctcttggacataaccataatccggaatattctcatgagatggattatttgtatcgatgattaatggattattttgtgccaaactcgctttcttccttgggcgagaatccatcgaacctatgggcctcccgcgcttcctggcaggagccgtgggcctagccaatgtgtcacccatagaggggacgttggcgccattctcatgtactcttgagatggcattatgtcttttagggacatcaatccttgcaggtacatttgcagcaggtatgtgtgatctcgtcactttagcgatatcagaaaacgcatcaggcatcgattctgctacgttctgaagatcgagaattctccgcacttctatttcagactgtgcggttcagggatcaagatgagacaaagtggggacaaaccacgacaattcctgtcctttttgttgaacattagtgttcatgtctccccctaatgacgggaagactgtctcatcaaagtgacaatccgcaaatctagcggtaaatagatcacctgtcaagggttctatgtagcggataatggttggagagtcatagccaacataaaggcctaatcgtctttgaggacccattttagtgcgctgtggcggcgcaattggcacatagactgcacacccaaatatgcgtaagtgtgagacatttggctcatacccagttaccatctgggacgcagaaaagggttgtgtggcagtgggccttagacgaataagcacagctgcgtgcaatattgcatagccccaagcagaaatagggagattggtgcgcataaccaatgccctagcaaccatttgaagtcttttaatggcagcttctgcgagaccattttgggtatgtacatgagggacagggtgttcaacctcgatcccaatggacatgcaataatcatcaaaagtctttgatgtaaactccccagcattgtcaagacgaattgacttaatagggtgatcagggtggtgagcccttaacttaatgatttgtgctaggagtttagcaaat
This window of the Rosa rugosa unplaced genomic scaffold, drRosRugo1.1 SCAFFOLD_184, whole genome shotgun sequence genome carries:
- the LOC133724177 gene encoding protein SWEETIE-like isoform X1 gives rise to the protein MCMDNSWDTLSVSVLSQNCPETFYEPEHSAYLVELCLAYLYKVFQSTNAISLDNSLEDLISSIFVTAKSIVNCFQPKMQKQLVSAALAFLLIGYKGIREVPTDFCFSKLDEYFKYTSLLLIRFIDGEHFDNLIWQILFN
- the LOC133724177 gene encoding protein SWEETIE-like isoform X2, whose translation is MGYSFSVCSITEHSAYLVELCLAYLYKVFQSTNAISLDNSLEDLISSIFVTAKSIVNCFQPKMQKQLVSAALAFLLIGYKGIREVPTDFCFSKLDEYFKYTSLLLIRFIDGEHFDNLIWQILFN